GAGAGCTCATCACAGTGGGATTCGTGGCGCGCGTGGCACTCGAGCCTCAGGACGACGGCTCGGAGCGGCTGATCTGCCGGGCGATGAATTGGCGCAGCGAGCGCGAAAAGCCCGCGGTGCGCCCCGACAATCTGGCCCAGCGCATCCTCGACGGGCTGGCCCGGCCCGGCGTGCACCGGGCACTGGTCGGCCTCGACGACTGGAAGCTGCTGAAATGGCTCGACGAACCCGCACCGTTCTTCGACTGGCGCAACCGCGATGGCGGGCCCGCCCGCATCCACCCGGCCGATGCCCGGCACATGGCCCGGATGACCACGGATTTCTCCGACGGCATCGCCACGGCCGTGCTGCGGATGCGCGCCGAAGACGGGGGCTGGCAGCCCGTGCACATGACGATCAACCGGATCGAGCTCGATGACGACACCTTCGCCGGGCTGATCGCGCTTCGGCTGCCGACCGACGACGAGGTCGCCGCGGCAGACCTCGACGAACTCGACTAACCGGCCGCCTCCACCGGCCCGGCACGCGCGGCCGCCCGGGCCGGACCGACTCCCCAACGCCCGAGCCGGACCGGAACCGCCACCTCGAGCACGACGTCGAGCTCGTCGATCCGGCAATCTCCGAGGACCGAACGCATCCGGGCCGCGATGTCAGCTGCCTGCCGGCACGCCGCGTCGGGGCCGGACACCACGGCCGCCGCCGCGCCCAGGGCAGCCAGGTCGGCCGCGGTCTGGGCGCGGTGCCGGGCCGCCACCGCGGCACCGAGGTAGGCGCCGCCCACCGCGAACGCGATCACCATCGCGATCAGGGCCGCGGCCACCAGCGTGGCCGATCCCCGTTCACCCGACGCCAGGCTCGGGAGCCGCTGCCGCGTCGGCGGACACGGTGAGCCCCGGCAGCACCGTGGCTGCGCTGACCCGGGCCACCACCAATCCGCCGTCCTGCCCGACATGCACCACCGCCCCCGGCGGGGCGACCCGGCGAGCAGCCGCCGTCGCCGCTTCGCCCTCACCGCGGGCCGCCAACCGAGCGGCTTCCCGTGCGGCATCGATACACCGGATCTGCATGCCCACCGCACTGAGTCCACCGAGGCACACCACCAGGACCGCCACCAGTGACGCGATCGCAAACGCGGCCTCGACGGTGACGGCACCCCGGTCATCCAGGCGGCCACCTAGACGTTGGTGTTCAGCGCCCGGCTGATGATGTTGGTCAGCGCACTCACGATCGAATCCCCGGTGACCACGGTGTACAGGATCGCCCCGAACGCCGCCGCGGCAATGGTGCCGATCGCGTATTCGACGGTACTCATGCCCGACTCGTCGAGCATCAACAGCGTCGCCCTGGCGTTCGCGTGCCGAAACATGTTTCCTGCCATGGTGTTTCCTCCCTCTGCGATGTGTCTTCACAACAGCCCTGAGCCCAATACGTCACCGGCCAGGCCTGCAACGACAGGTATGACGCCCAGACACAGAAACGCCGGCAGGAAGCACAGCCCGAGCGGGCCGGCGACCAGAACGGACGCGCGTTCTGCCACCGCGTCTGCGGACGTGGCGGCCTCGTGCCGCGTCCGGGCGGCCAGCTCCGCCACGCCATCGGCCAAGGCACTACCCGAAGCGGCCGACCGACGAGCCAGGCGTAACAACGCTTCAGCATTCTTGTCCTGGGGCACAGCAGTATTGCCGTCGGCACCACCTGCCCACGCCCGCGCCGGGTCCGCCCCGAGTGCCAGCAGTTCAGCCGCCCGGCGCAGCAGCGGCGCCAACGACGGCGGGGCCGACGGGCTGACCGCGGCCGCCGCGGTCGACACCGCCATACCGGCGGCCAGACATGCGGCGAACAGATCGAACGTCGAGGCGGCAGCGAGCGGGCCATCGGAAGGCGGTTGCTTCAGATTGACCCGTCGCGCCCGGGCCGGCGCGGCGCGATTGCGCACTCGGACCGGATCCGCACCGACGAGCAGTGCTACCGCGAGAAACATTGCAGCCCAGGTCATCTCAGCACCCGCTCAGTGATCCGGTCCGCCCACATCAAGCCGGCACAGGCCAGGAGCACTCCGACCATCAGCAGCCAGCCGCCGACACCCGCACCGAACAGGAACGCCAGCGGCCGCGCACCGATCAACTGGCCCAGCGCGATTCCGGCCACCGGCAGCCCGGCGAGCACCGCCGCCGTGGCCCGCGGGCCCGCCATCGACGCCTCGACATGTGAGGAAAAGCGTTCGCGCTCGACGATGTCGCGCTGTGCGGTGCGCATCAACGTGGCGATCGACAGCCCGTATGCGTGAGCCAGGCGCCAGCACACCGCGAGCCGTTGCCAGTGCATCGGCAGTCGTGAGGCCGCCGCGACATCGTCGAGCCCGGCCGCGACGTCAGCGCCCAGCCGCGCGCGGGCGGCCACCGCACTCATCCCGCGGTGCACCGGCCCGGACACTTCGCCTGCGGCGGTCGCGAAAGCGGTGACCGGGTGCACTCCGGTGCGCAGGTCGCCGACCAACACATCCAGAGCGGCCTGCAGCGCCGCCGATTCCTCTTGTCGCCGGCGCCGGGCCATGCGGCGTCGCCGACGGATCGCCACGGTGCCCGCCACCACCGCCGCGGCGAGGGCGACCGGCAGCGGCATCACCCAGGCCAGAAGGACACCCGCAGGCACCACAACCGGCGCGGCACGCATCCGGCGGACCGGGGAATCCACCCGGCGCAGTGCCGCCGTCCGCCGGGGCGTGGCCGGCCAGAGTACGAGCGCGGCGGCCAGCGCAAGTGCGCTCACCGTCACGGCGTCACCCGCCGTTCCACCAACGCATTGAGAGCGTCTGCGCCGCAATCCAATCCGGCATCGGCACGCCAGGCCGTCACCACCTCAAGATCACCTCGAGCGCCGCGGTGCAGCACCGCGATCTCGGCGAGCCTGCGCTGCCCGGCGCCGTCCCGCCCCACGTGCAACAGCACCTGCACGGCGGCCGCCAGCTGACTGATGAGCGCGGCGCGGTCCAATCCGCCGAGCGCTCCGAGCGCCTCCAACCGGGCCGGTACCTCCGCCGGGCTGTTGGCGTGCACGGTGCCCGCCCCGCCGTCATGCCCGGTGTTGAGCGCGGCCAGCAGGTCCACCACCTCGGCCCCGCGAACCTCACCGACGACGATCCGGTCGGGACGCATCCGCAATGCCTGCCGGACCAGGTCGCGAACCGTGACCTCACCGACGCCTTCGACGTTGGCACCGCGAGCCACCAACCTGACCAGATGTGGGTGCGGCGGAGCCAGTTCGGCGGCGTCCTCGACGCACACGATGCGTTCGTGAGCCGGGACGGCGCCGAGCGCGGCCGCCAGCAGGGTGGTCTTGCCACAACCCGTGCCACCCGAGATCAGAAACGCCAGCCGGGCCCGGATGATCGCGCGCATGAGTTCGGCGGCCTGCGGCGGGATCGCCCCGGACCGGGTGAGTGCGTCGAGATTCTGGGTGGCCGGGCGCAACACCCGCAGCGACAGGCAGGTGCCGCCTGCGGCGATCGGCGGCAGCACCGCGTGCAGACGCACGGCGAACGGTCCGATGCCGGTGAGCTGACCGTCCACCCACGGCTGCGCCTCGTCGAGCCTGCGACCGGCCAGCAACGCCAACCGCTGGGCCAGCCTGCGGACGGCACCTTCATCGGGGAAAGACACTGTGCTGCGGTGCAACCCGCTGCCGTCATCCACCCACACCGCATCGGGGGCCGTCACCAGAACGTCGGTCGTGGTCGGCGCACACAGCAGCGGCTCAAGGACCCCGGCTCCGGTCAGCTCGGTCTCCAGCAGCCGCAGGTTGCTCAACACCTCGGTGTCGCCGAGCAGACCGCCGGACTCGGCCCGGATCGCAGCGGCCACCACACCGGGACTCAGCGGGGACGCCTCGGCCACCAGCCGTTCGCGGACCCGGTCGATCAGCGAGGCGCTCATGCTGCCCCCGTTTCCTGCGCGGGATGACCGGCCAGCACCGACAGCACCCGTCGCGCCGCCGAGCCCAAGGGCGACCGGGGCCGCACCCGTAACCCGCCACGCTCCAAGACCTCGGCGAGGCCGGCCTGTGGCCGCATCGCCGCGAGCAGCGGTAGGTCCACGATGCGGGCCACCTCGGCGGCTCGCAGCCCGCCGGGGGACGGACCCCGGACCACCACACCGGCATTCGGATTGCAGGCCAGCACCCACGGTCGCGCGGCCGCCGCCGCGGTACACGACCGCACGTCGGCGGGCGTCACCAGAACCACCAGATCGGCCGCGTCCAAAGCGGTCTCGGCCGCTTCGGTGGCGCGGCGCGGCACGTCGCACACGACCGTGACACCCCCACGGCACCCCGCGTCGATGACCGCACCCAGCGGCCCGGCCTCGATATCGGTGCCCGAGCGCCCGCTGGAGAGCACGCTGACCCCGTCGCGACGGGGCAGCGCGTCGCGCAACGCCGGATAACCCAGCCGGCCGCCCTGCAGAGCCAGATCGGGCCAGCGCACCCCGGCCAGCTCCTCACTGCCCGCCACCAGATCGATCCCGCCACTCCACGGATCCGCCTCGACCAGTAGCGCGGTGGACGCCGATTGCGCCAGCGCCACCGCGAACACCGACGCCCCGGCTCCCCCGCGCGCGCCGACCACCGCCACCGCCGGGCCGCGGCCGGCATCGTCGTGGCAGGCGGCTTCGGACAGGGCCGCGACGAGATCGGAGTCCTGGGCGGGCAGCGTCACCACGTGTTGCGCGCCGACGGAGATCGCGGCCTGCCAGTCGTCCGGCCGCGGGTCGGTGTGACCGACCAGGATCACGCGGGTGCGTCGAGGTAGCGCCCGGGCGACGCAGCGCTGCGCGGCCGCAGCGTCGAGCAGGACCGCGGATGCCGCGATCCAGGCCTTGCGTCCGGAGGGTTCGTCGACGACGACGAGGGCGACGCCGGCGGCCGCGGCCACCCGGGACACGTCATCCCGCAGCAGCGGGTCGCCGATCAGGGCCAGCACGGTGCCGGTGGGCGCGATCGAGGCGTTGGGAGTGGCCATATGCCCACCCTGCGGGCAACCACCGGGCCGGCACCATCACCAATTCGCGGATTGTGGATGAAGTCGGGCCTGTGGATCAATCGCGGGCCCGGGACGCGGAGATCACGCCGGGGCGGCACGCTGAAAATACGGTTCCGCAACCAACGAGGCCCGGTCGCCGAGGATTCTTCCCCAGAAAAGGGACGACCCCCGCCAGGGGGGGAGGAGGCGGAGGTCGTCGTGTATCAGCCCCGGGGGGTCGGGCTGATACACCCTCGGCATAAGCCGAGTAATGCTCACTATACACACGGAACTGCCAAAACATGCAAGAGACACCTGTGCGGGCTACCAACCGGGATGCCGGGAGTCGCGTCCGGCAGAATGTGTCGTGAACTGCCATTTTGCACTGGCACTCGGATATGGCGAGGCACCGCCTCTATGCTGGCGCTTGTGACCGCATCCGATCGGGTTGCCGGGGAGTCGATCGCACAGCAATCCGGGCCGCACGACGGTCAGCCGGTGCGCACGGCGGCCTTCTTCGACCTCGACAAGACCGTCATCGCCAAGTCCAGCACCCTTGCTTTCAGCAAACCCTTCTTCAATCAGGGACTGCTGAACCGGCGCACCGTCCTCAAGTCGACATACGCCCAGTTTCTGTTCCTGATGTCGGGCGCCGACCACGACCAGATGGACCGGATGCGCAGCTACATCACCAACATGTGCACGGGTTGGGATGTCGAACAGGTCAAGTCGATCGTCGGCGAGACCTTGCACGACATCGTCGACCCGCTGGTGTTCGCCGAGGCGGCCGAGCTGATCGCCGACCACAAGCTGTGCGGCCGCGATGTCGTTGTGGTGTCGGCCTCGGGCGAGGAGATCGTCGCGCCGATCGCCAGGGCCCTGGGCGCCACCCATGCCATGGCCACCCGGATGGTGGTCGAAGAGGGCCGCTACACCGGCGACATCGCCTTCTACTGCTTCGGCGAGGGCAAGGTCGAGGCGATCCGCGCCCTTGCCGCCCGCGAGGGCTACGCGCTGGACCACTGCTACGCCTATTCGGATTCGATCACCGACATCCCGATGCTCGAATCCGTGGGCCACCCCACCGCGGTCAATCCGGACCGCGGACTGCGCAAGGAAGCCGCCTCTCGCGGCTGGCCGGTGCTGACCTTCACCAGGCCGGTGTCGCTGCGGGACCGGATTCCGGCGCCGTCGGGTGCGGCCGTGGCGACCACCGCGGCGGTCGGAATCAGCGCCCTCGCGGCCGGCGCACTGACGTATTCACTCCTGCGCCGCTTCACTTCCTGACCTACCGCATGTAGTAGCTGACACCCCGGCGTAACGATCAGAAGTCGGGTGCATTTCACCCTTGCTGTGACCGTGGTCACGTAGTACAAAGGAACCACGGAAGCTTGGATGAGGCCAAGGTCTAGCCGGAAGAGAAGGCTAAATCTCCCGAACCAGGCTCCCCAGCACGGGTTCCGGCACCCACGCGGAGCACATGCCGCGGAATAGGCAAAAGTGTTGCGGGCCTGCGTGATTGCGAAGAGCGGACGGCTACGACGGCCCTTTGGGTAGGGTTGCAGCCGAAGCGCATTGCAAGGACGCCGAGGCCACCCACGCAACCCATCTGGCACGCTTGGTAACCGGTATCCGTGCTAGCGGGCGACGAGCCGAGACATCGTTTCGGACCGTCGCCCGCTTTCGTTTGCTGAAAGCCCCTCGAGCGGGAGCGTCAACCCGCCGCCGACTGGGCGATCTGCAGTGCTTCCCGCGCTCCACCCTTCAGGCCTTCGCTGCTGAGCAGCAGCCATGCCGTCAGGCCGTCGGGCGTGCCCGAGGCGAATCCCCGTGCGGCAGCCCGGTACTCCCCCGACTTCCGCATCCAGTGCACTTCGGGGACGCCGAGTCCGTGCGGGTCCAGACCGGTGGCGATCGTCACCAGGCGCGAGACCGCCCGGGCGACCACACCGTCGGCGGTACCGAAGGGAGCCAGGCTGAGGAGTTCGCCGTGCGCGACGGCGGCCAGCACGGGGGCGGGAACCTTGGAGCCGCCGGCCAGGATCTCGGTCAACAGCTCAAGACGACGACCGACATCGGGATCGGTCCGCGGCCGGCCAAGGTGCTCGTCATCGGTGAGATCGGCGGCGGCCAGCGAGTGCAGCCGGGCCAGTGCCTGCATCGGGGCCCGCTGCCACACCCCGACCAGCGCGGTGGCGCCGCCTTCGAGCGCCTCGGCCACCCGGATCGCGCCCGCGGTCACCGGGTCGGGCTCACCGTCGGCGGACAGCTGGACAGCCCCGCCGTCGAGCACCGCCGAGGCCCGTGCCGCGCGCAGGGCCGCCTCGGCAGCGGTCTGCGGCCACCCGCGCAGATTGAACTTGTGTCGATGCGCCCGGCCCAAGGCGTCGCGCGCCTCGTCGCTGGCCGCGGAAACACCGGGCAGGTCGACCAGCGGCGCGAGTGGATCCGTCATATGCGAAACGCTAGCCGACCGCTGAACGTCATCTCGCCGACCGTTGGGCGCATCAGGACCGCCGCCCGGCCACCGGCTTGTGAGGTCCCAACGCCGCTGCAACCTTTGGTGACTAGGCTCACACCCATGTCAAACGCGCCAGCGACGTCTACCGAAGTTCCGTCAGCCTATCCGCCGCCTGCCGATTTCGCGGCCAACGCCAACGCGACGGGCGAGTTGTACGCCGAGGCCGAGCAAGACCGGCTGGCGTTCTGGGCCGCCCAGGCCAACCGGTTGAGCTGGCAGACCCCGTTCAGCGAGGTCCTCGACTGGTCCGACGCTCCCTTCGCGAAGTGGTTCGTCGGCGGCAAGCTCAACGTGGCCTACAACTGCGTGGACCGTCACGTCGAGGCCGGTAACGGCGACCGGGTGGCGATCCACTGGGAGGGCGAGCCCGTCGGCGATGCCCGCGACATCACCTACGCCCAGCTCAAGGACGAAGTCAGCAAGGCCGCCAACGCATTGACCGCACTCGGCCTGACCGCAGGCGACCGAGTCGCGATCTACATGCCGATGGTGCCCGAGGCGATCGTGGCGATGCTGGCGTGCGCCCGGCTCGGTGCCATGCACAGTGTGGTTTTCGCCGGGTTCTCCGCGTCCGCACTCAAGGCGCGCGTCGAGGATGCGGCGGCCAAGCTCGTCATCACCACCGACGGCCAGTACCGGCGCGGCAAGGCCGCCTCGCTCAAAGATGCGGTCGACGAGGCCGTCGCGGATCAGCCGTCGGTCGAGCATGTGCTGGTGGTGCGGCGCACCGGAATCGACGTCAACTGGACCGACGGCCGCGACCTGTGGTGGCACGAGACCGTCGACGTCGCCTCCCCGGAGCACACCCCGGAAGCCTTCGACTCCGAGCAGCCGCTGTTCCTGCTGTACACCTCCGGAACCACCGGCAAGCCCAAGGGCATCGTGCACACCTCGGGCGGCTACCTCACCCAGGCGGCGTACACCCACTACAACGTCTTCGACCTCAAACCCGAGACCGACGTGTACTGGTGCACCGCCGACATCGGCTGGGTGACCGGGCACACCTACATCACCTACGGCCCACTGGCCAACGGCGCAACCCAGGTGGTCTACGAGGGCACCCCCACCTCACCGACCGAGCACCGGCACTTCGAGATCATCGAAAAGTACGGCGTCACAATCTATTACACCGCGCCCACGCTGATCCGTACGTTCATGAAGCTGGGCAGGCAGATCCCGTCGGCACATAACCTGTCGAGCCTGCGGCTGCTGGGTTCGGTGGGCGAGCCGATCAACCCCGAAGCCTGGCGCTGGTACCGGGAAGTCATCGGCGCCAACAAGACTCCGATCGTCGACACCTGGTGGCAGACCGAGACCGGGGCCATCATGATCTCTCCGCTGCCCGGTGTCACCGCGGCCAAACCCGGCTCGGCGATGACCCCGCTGCCCGGCATCTCGGCCAAGATCGTCGACGACGAGGGCAACGAGCTGGTGCCCGGCGCCGACGAGGCCGAGCACGTCACCGGATACCTGGTGCTCGACCAGCCGTGGCCGTCGATGCTGCGCGGCATCTGGGGTGACCCGCAGCGGTTCAAGGACACCTACTGGTCGCGGTTCGCCGAGCAGGGCTGGTACTTCGCCGGTGACGGCGCGCGCTACGACTCGGACGGCAACATCTGGGTGCTGGGCCGCATCGACGACGTCATGAACATCTCGGGGCACCGCATCTCGACCGCCGAGGTGGAGTCGGCCCTGGTCGGACATTCCGGGGTGGCCGAGGCGGCGGTGGTCGGCGCCAGCGACGACACCACGGGCCAGGCCATCTGCGCGTTCGTCATCCTCAAGGCCTCCGCGCACGGCGGGGCCGACACCATGATCGACGAGCTGCGTGCCCAGGTGGCCACCGAGATCTCCCCGATCGCCAAGCCGCGGGAGATCCACGTGGTTCCCGAGCTGCCAAAGACCCGCAGCGGCAAGATCATGCGCCGGTTGCTGCGCGACGTGGCCGAGGGCCGCGAGCTCGGTGACACCTCGACCCTGGTCGACCCCAGCGTGTTCGAGGCGATCCGCGCCAGCAAGTAAGAGGCCGCTAACCGACCGGGACGAAACCCGTTCCCGGTCGGTTCTTGGCGGTGATGTCGGCCAGCTGCGTGTTGAACGACATCGTCACGGCCGGCGTGTGCAGCGGCACGAACTTCACCACGCAGGTCGGCAGTTCCTCGGTGTAGGCGCCGTGGAGCATGCCGACGAGCCTGTTGTTGACGGTGACCGGCGCGCCCGAGTCGCCCGGCTGACCGCAGACCTGGTTGACGATGGTGCCGGGGTCCTGGCCGGGGCCCCAGGTGACGCCGCACGAATAGCCGGTGGTGCGGCCCAACTTGCAGGCCACGTCGCCGAACACCGGATCGGGCCCGAGCCCGTCGATCTGGAAACCGTTGACGTTGTTGGTCGGCGTCACCTTGGCGGGATCGAATTCGATCACCGCGTAATCGAGCAGGTCGTTGCCTGCCACCATCTTGCCGAGCACTCCGGCACTGTTGGCACCCTCGGCGGACACCACGGCGCCCGGACCCCCGCAGTGTGCCGAGGTGAAGCCGATCAGGCGGCCGGCATTGTCGTGCCCGATGGCGGTGAGAGTGCAGAACGCGTCACCGTTGACCACGATGCCCGAGCCACCGCCCAGCACCACCGGCGGATCGGCGTGTGCCGGGGCGGGGGCCAGCATCGCCACGACGGCGATGATCGGTGCGCCAATGAGCCACTGCCAGCGGCGTCTGCCCGTCAAGTGTCCTCCAATCGACGCGCCCGACCCGCGCAACCCAAGAATGCGGTCAGTCTACTAAGACCCGGATGTCGGCCGGGATCGTTAACGGCTTCGCCGCATGGCAACATGAACGCCATGAGCACAGGCGACCGCAGGGACGGCGTTCCGACGACGGTGACCTCGATTCCGCTCGTCGACCCGCACGCCCCCAAGCCGGACCCCTCGATCGGCGACCTGGTGAAGGACGCCACCGCGCAGGTCTCCACCCTGCTGCGCGCCGAGGTGGAACTGGCCAAGGCCGAGATCACCCGGGACGTGAAGAAGGGCCTGACCGGCAGCGTGTTCTTCATCGCCGCGCTGGTGGTCCTGTTCTACTCGACCTTCTTTTTCTTCTTCTTCCTGGCCGAACTGCTCGACACCTGGCTCTGGCGCTGGGTGGCGTTCCTCATCGTGTTCGGCCTGATGGTGCTGACCACCGGGGCGCTGGCGGTGTTCGGCTTCCTGAAGGTGCGACGCATCAAGGGTCCGCAGCAGACCATCGAATCGGTCAAGGAGACCCGCGAGGCGCTGACGCCGGGCCACCACGAGTCCGCGGTGCCTGCGGTCCAGGCCAAGCCGGCCACCGACCCGTCAGGCTGGTAATGCCCCCACCCGACCCGTCGATCACCAGGATCGAGGGGCCATGGCGGCATCTGCAGGTGCATGCCAACGGCATTCGCTTCCATGTCGTGGAGGGCGAATGCGAGAGCTCGCAGCCGGACCGCCCACTCGTCATCCTTCTGCACGGGTTCGGCTCGTTCTGGTGGTCGTGGCGTCATCAACTCACCGGACTGACCGGCGCGCGAGTCGTGGCAGTCGACCTGCGCGGCTACGGAGACAGCGACAAACCACCGCGCGGCTACGACGGCTGGACCCTGGCCGGGGACACCGCCGGGCTGGTGCGGGCGCTGGGGCACAAGACTGCGACGCTGGTCGGCCACGCCGACGGCGGCCTGGTGTGCTGGGCGACGGCGGTGCTGCACCCGCGTGTGGTCAACGCGATCGCCCTCGTCAGCTCACCGCACCCGGTGGCGCTGCGGACTTCCACCTTGACCCGCCGTGACCAGGGCCGGGCGCTGTTGCCGTCGATGCTGCGCTACCAGTTGCCCGCGTGGCCCGAGCACACGCTGACGCGCCACGACGGCGCCGAGTTGGAACGCCTGGTCCGCAGCCGAGCCGGGGCCAAATGGCAAACCAGTCAAGACTTCTCCGACACCATGGGCCATCTACGTAAGGCCATCCAGATTCCGGGGGCCGCGCACTGCGCACTGGAATACCAGCGGTGGGCGGTGCGCAGCCAGCTGCGCAGTGAGGGGCTGCGGTTCATGCGGTCGATGAAACGTCCGATCAGCGTGCCGGTGTTGCACATGCGCGGCGACGCGGACCCCTATGTTCTCACCGATCCGGTTCACCGGACCCAACGCTATGCGCCGCACGGCCGCTACGTATCGATCACCGGCGCAGGGCATTTCGGCCACGAAGAGCAGCCCGAGGCGGTCAACGAGCAGCTGGGCCGGTTCCTGGCCCAGCTGCACGCCTGACGATCAGGAGTTGATGCAGGTTCCGGTCGCCACCCGCTGGGTGTTGCCGACCCTGGCCAGCTGCCGCTCGACTTCCTTGGCGGTCAGCACGAATCCAGTGTCGGCGTCGTCGACTGCCGCACCGAACACCACGCCGAGCACCTTGCCGGCCCGGTTGATCATCGGCCCGCCCGAATTGCCTTGCCGCACCGTGCCCCTGACCGTGTAGACCTCGCGGGTGACGGTGGTGGTCCGGTAGATGTCGGGTCCGTTGAGTTCGATGATCTCGCGGACGCGCGCCGGGGTGGCCAGGAAGTCACCGCCACCCGGGTAGCCCATCACCACGGCGTCGGTCCCCTTCGGCGCCGGCTGTTCGGCGAACTGCAGCGGGGTGATCGGCAGGTTCGGCACGTCGAGGATCGAGATGTCGGCGTTGGGGTCGTAGGAGACCACGCCCGCGTCGTAGGTCTTGCCGTCGGCTTCGATGGTGACACTGTCGGCGCCGGCCACCACGTGGGCATTGGACATCACGCGGTTGGGCGCCACCACGAATCCGCTGCCTTCCAACACCTTCTGGCAGCTCGGCGCGATGCCGCGGATCTTGACCACGCTGGGCCGGCTGGTCGTGACGATGGGATCGGTGGCCAGCGATGCGTCGGGGGCGTCGACGTTGACGATCGGGGTGCGCCCGAACGGTTCGAGCACATCGGGCAACCCGGAGGTGTCCAGCAGGGCCGACAACCGGTTGGGCACCGAGCGCATCCAGTCGGGCGCCACCTTGTCGACCTCGGACAGCACCCGCGAATTCTTCACTGCGGCAGCCAGATTCGGCTGGTCCGAGGAGGTCAGCAGGCTGCCCAGCAGCCAGGACGCGACCAGGACCGCGACGAGCATGAGGCTGACCCCGACCACCGAATCGAAGGCCCGGAACAGGCGGTTGCGGATGGTGCCGCGCACAGCGCGCCCCAGCACCACACCGGCGATCTCACCGATCACCACCAGCGCGAGGATCAGGAACAGCGTCGCGAACAGTTTGGTGCGGTCGCCGCTGACGTGCGGGATCACGTGCGGCGCCAGCAGCACGCCTGCCACGGCGCCGAGCACCACACCGATGAACGACAGCAGGGAGCCGAGCGCGCCGGAGCGCCAGCCTGAGATGGCTGCGACGAAGCCGATGCCG
Above is a window of Mycolicibacterium boenickei DNA encoding:
- a CDS encoding Rv3654c family TadE-like protein: MAAALIAMVIAFAVGGAYLGAAVAARHRAQTAADLAALGAAAAVVSGPDAACRQAADIAARMRSVLGDCRIDELDVVLEVAVPVRLGRWGVGPARAAARAGPVEAAG
- a CDS encoding TadE family type IV pilus minor pilin — translated: MAVLVVCLGGLSAVGMQIRCIDAAREAARLAARGEGEAATAAARRVAPPGAVVHVGQDGGLVVARVSAATVLPGLTVSADAAAAPEPGVG
- a CDS encoding DUF4244 domain-containing protein, which codes for MAGNMFRHANARATLLMLDESGMSTVEYAIGTIAAAAFGAILYTVVTGDSIVSALTNIISRALNTNV
- a CDS encoding type II secretion system F family protein, producing the protein MTWAAMFLAVALLVGADPVRVRNRAAPARARRVNLKQPPSDGPLAAASTFDLFAACLAAGMAVSTAAAAVSPSAPPSLAPLLRRAAELLALGADPARAWAGGADGNTAVPQDKNAEALLRLARRSAASGSALADGVAELAARTRHEAATSADAVAERASVLVAGPLGLCFLPAFLCLGVIPVVAGLAGDVLGSGLL
- a CDS encoding type II secretion system F family protein, whose translation is MTVSALALAAALVLWPATPRRTAALRRVDSPVRRMRAAPVVVPAGVLLAWVMPLPVALAAAVVAGTVAIRRRRRMARRRRQEESAALQAALDVLVGDLRTGVHPVTAFATAAGEVSGPVHRGMSAVAARARLGADVAAGLDDVAAASRLPMHWQRLAVCWRLAHAYGLSIATLMRTAQRDIVERERFSSHVEASMAGPRATAAVLAGLPVAGIALGQLIGARPLAFLFGAGVGGWLLMVGVLLACAGLMWADRITERVLR
- a CDS encoding TadA family conjugal transfer-associated ATPase, yielding MSASLIDRVRERLVAEASPLSPGVVAAAIRAESGGLLGDTEVLSNLRLLETELTGAGVLEPLLCAPTTTDVLVTAPDAVWVDDGSGLHRSTVSFPDEGAVRRLAQRLALLAGRRLDEAQPWVDGQLTGIGPFAVRLHAVLPPIAAGGTCLSLRVLRPATQNLDALTRSGAIPPQAAELMRAIIRARLAFLISGGTGCGKTTLLAAALGAVPAHERIVCVEDAAELAPPHPHLVRLVARGANVEGVGEVTVRDLVRQALRMRPDRIVVGEVRGAEVVDLLAALNTGHDGGAGTVHANSPAEVPARLEALGALGGLDRAALISQLAAAVQVLLHVGRDGAGQRRLAEIAVLHRGARGDLEVVTAWRADAGLDCGADALNALVERRVTP
- the ssd gene encoding septum site-determining protein Ssd; translation: MATPNASIAPTGTVLALIGDPLLRDDVSRVAAAAGVALVVVDEPSGRKAWIAASAVLLDAAAAQRCVARALPRRTRVILVGHTDPRPDDWQAAISVGAQHVVTLPAQDSDLVAALSEAACHDDAGRGPAVAVVGARGGAGASVFAVALAQSASTALLVEADPWSGGIDLVAGSEELAGVRWPDLALQGGRLGYPALRDALPRRDGVSVLSSGRSGTDIEAGPLGAVIDAGCRGGVTVVCDVPRRATEAAETALDAADLVVLVTPADVRSCTAAAAARPWVLACNPNAGVVVRGPSPGGLRAAEVARIVDLPLLAAMRPQAGLAEVLERGGLRVRPRSPLGSAARRVLSVLAGHPAQETGAA
- a CDS encoding HAD-IB family hydrolase — protein: MTASDRVAGESIAQQSGPHDGQPVRTAAFFDLDKTVIAKSSTLAFSKPFFNQGLLNRRTVLKSTYAQFLFLMSGADHDQMDRMRSYITNMCTGWDVEQVKSIVGETLHDIVDPLVFAEAAELIADHKLCGRDVVVVSASGEEIVAPIARALGATHAMATRMVVEEGRYTGDIAFYCFGEGKVEAIRALAAREGYALDHCYAYSDSITDIPMLESVGHPTAVNPDRGLRKEAASRGWPVLTFTRPVSLRDRIPAPSGAAVATTAAVGISALAAGALTYSLLRRFTS
- a CDS encoding Fic family protein, producing MTDPLAPLVDLPGVSAASDEARDALGRAHRHKFNLRGWPQTAAEAALRAARASAVLDGGAVQLSADGEPDPVTAGAIRVAEALEGGATALVGVWQRAPMQALARLHSLAAADLTDDEHLGRPRTDPDVGRRLELLTEILAGGSKVPAPVLAAVAHGELLSLAPFGTADGVVARAVSRLVTIATGLDPHGLGVPEVHWMRKSGEYRAAARGFASGTPDGLTAWLLLSSEGLKGGAREALQIAQSAAG